Below is a genomic region from Argiope bruennichi chromosome 11, qqArgBrue1.1, whole genome shotgun sequence.
AcattaaatagaatctttctttgTTTACCTTTGATAAAAGAAGAAAGTTACGcgatttaatattcaattatatcaataaaaacagtttgaatttcattgcaacattggattctattgttgaaaatcatgcaaaaaaaaaaaaaaaaaatgttttgcaaaattgTGACAGTTTAGGGAAAAAAATGCAGAACTTAATGAGTATCATGaaggaaagttatttaaaaatgcgtgaaaataaattttttgcaatattttcggGAGTTTCAGCGGAGTAGAAATGTTGGCTTTATTTTTAGTTTGGTAgctttattatttccatttatgacAAAGGTGGACGTGTGCGCATGATGCGTTGGTCAATAACAACAGAATTGGGCACAGAGgcattttggaagaaaaaaatgcgcatttcgaaaaaatttttttaaaaattttaattaataaaaattaggtaGAAGTTTGGCGTTTCTTTTAAGTTCAGCCGTTGCAATTTCTGAATACAGATTTTATAATCCTACAATCATTTATCTACAGTGGCACCTCGCTCAATAACCACAATTCGTTTTCTAGTTTTACTCCTCTCGTCAAATGAAACAATTCTTTCCATAGAATCAATGTAAAATAGGTTACGCGTTCCATTCCCCTAAAATATATccaaacaaatttataacaatagaatctatgaatatatttcaaatgctaCACAGAAATCGCCCTAATCACTTACAACCGAATGGCAATAATCGAACATAAACAAAGCGCCACACAAATGTCCAAGATTGCTTCGTCGAACATTTTCATAACTGCGCTTCATTTAACACTTCGCTTTAAGAAATAACAGAGCTGCAAAATGTTGTTATAATTTCTTAGGTGCAGACTTGCCATGTCACCATGAAGTCGATTCAGCTAGAAGAAAGAGTATCTGCAAGCAGTAGAGATGatagaaacaaacaacaaataaaGTTTATACGAGCGCAAAAATAAGCTCAAACACCGCCCAATGGATAATCGCAATGATTTTCCTGCAGTTCCAAAACTATTATTACTCTATTCATCTTCCAAAACTAATATCTTGAAAAAATGGTTTCTGtagtacttaaaataatttttaaaaattcctttttaaagatatccatttcatttccgtaccatttctttttatttttaatatatattaatttactttcgTTTCAATCTGAAACAATGTTATGATAAACGATTTAAttcatctattaaaatattcaatcgcgtgcttCTGCTAATGTTGGATTTAAGATTGGAAAGACagttatttctaatatatacttttttttttgtttttttacactCAAGTTATCTATAGTTATATGTTTCTCAAGTTATATGTTTAACTCAAGTTATATGTTTGCctatgcttcaaaatttggcgaaaatgttattgataaatgaatttgTTGCGATCATAGCTACAGCCTTATTCGGATGATGCTTCTTAACGTACGCTGCAACAGTTTTCCACGATTACACTAGATGGTTGATACGATACTGAGGCAGTTACCCTTCTGACGAAATCTCCACAATTTCTTGCTATGGTACAGAATGCAGCTCCTGGTTATGCTAGACTTTGTGCTCGCaagctattgaaatatttctcacTCATATTGCAGTGGTAAACCACTAAGTATTTCCATTTTTTGACGTCATATTTTACAGTTTCgtttttcatttcagtaataataataataaagaaacacgTCACCTAACAAGAGTTAAAAATAGACCGAAAGCCTAGATACATGCGCGATTCTGCATGTGATGGTGCCTGTTACATTAGTATTTTGTCACTGTATCTTTTTGCATACATTGTTTCTTCCATTCAACAcagaaaaaagacaatttttatcctcagattttcttgaaattttgcacAGCTGTATCATTGGTATAGActtggaaaaatatgaaatttcacttAGATATATCGAGTCGTTTATGAATTTGTTTCATAGTTAAGGGAATTGTTTCTACTTTCGATGTGCCATAATTCTTGCATTTCAAAGTTGTCATAAATAGGGCTAAAAACAGggaatagcattaaaaaaaaatcgatgtacAACCTTTTTGAATTGTGTTAGATGCTCGGGTTCAGTTaccattttaaaacatattgatTGCTCTTTCCAATGATGTCCAACACCAAATAGGTTccaataaggaaataaataaatttaaaaattgataatggcttcattgtttaaaaaaacaagtcTATAATTGTGatgtataattaatgataaataaatggtTTCAATAAGATAGTGGAAAATAGTAGATGGAAATGCAAGAATTATGGCGCATCGAAAGTAAAAACAATTCCCTTAactatgaaacaaattttttgttGCTGCTGCTGAAAGTTCTTCATGAAAAGGTGATAATGACATTGTCCACAAATTAAGCTTTCCAGATGTTCaagtaggagaaaaaaaattaataattctaacatGTTTACATGGAAGTTGGAGCAATGCATAATTATAATGCATCAAACTACAAGGTCAAGCAatcaaaaagaattcttaaagagAAAGGCcttttgaaagatataaatttgaaactaGGGAAAAGCTTGCCAACAGAGACAGATGGAAGTAaatcaaaaatttcgaaaagaCTCACAGTGAGTAactttaaaaaagcatataaacatTTTCAGGACAAGTTTAACATCATAAAcataaatttctctaaatatgCTGAATTGACACTTAAATGTAACGTGTTAGCCGGTTAGCTCTATCTGAGTGTGCATTTTTTACcaaaacatgaaacaaatgatAGAAAATACTACATTGAATattgtaacaaataataaaaggGAAAATTACAAGCATACCTAGCAAAAATGCTTCGTAATCCATCATCTTTAGATTACAACATGGGAAAATGTGCTTACTGTCGAGATAGAATTGAGATATGTAACATTTTGGAAGAATCTTTTGCTGATAATTCAGCTGAAAAAGTACATTTATGCCAATGGGCTGCAGTTGAACATTGTAACCTAAATATTTTGGAGAAAGGTTCTGAAAAATTTAGTGATCTTTTTTTCTGCAGCAGGTTGTCTTCTTTAGTTCAGCATGATTTTGTTGTCAAGTAGCAgaaatcttttcttaattataaaaaaggaaatatgaaaaaatcagAGTTCATTGCCATCTGTGATTTTTCGGTAAATTGCAGCATAATCTTAGAAGATAAAGCACAGAGCTACCACTGGACAAGTCAGGAGATCACAATCCATCCTTTAgttacatatttcaaaaagaaaaacagagtTCAACATGTCAATTACGTTATTATTTCCGATTCCTTAGAACACAATACAGTTGCTGTGTACACCTTTTCGAACAGCTTTATATTTTTCCACGCCGTGGTTCTATACTTTTAGTGTCGCACAACATTATGAAGATATAGTAACATGTTACTGGTACTCCGCCGTTAATATGGAATACTTTATCCCTTGTTTAGTACACTGAATAAAATGACGCAAGGTTTTTATAATACAAGTTCCATATCTatgaaattggaaatttaaagagGCTGCCATTAAGGCCAAGTTACATAAAGTATTCGTTTAGCAAGCATTAACCTTGACGAACCAGCTGGTTAGTAATAAAAATGATCTGGGTTACCaatttctattgtaaatattgttttaaatattcttcatcgtAAGATTTAATATTGCTATTTTCGTTTTTACAACAGGCGTCTTTTCATCCAAAAGCTTTCTTTTATATCTTTgccataaatatttcttttataaatttctattcaagaaaagataaaaataatgtatgtttattaattaaaagtattcaatAAATGACACGGTAATAATAATTCCTTTCATCTTCTTAGgttcgtttttattttatgaaagaggAGCAAcagatgagggaaaaaaaaaaaaaaatctgctgtttctgaaggaaaaaaaaaaaaaaaggtgtgtgtttaaaaaaaatacttaagtttTTCCTTATAATTCTTGAGCAAGAAAGCTGTAAGGTGTCACCAAGAAAATAAGCACCATTTTAAtgaatactacttttttttttaattgcgagtCAGAACACTTAATAGtcagaatcataaaaataaaattagataaaaaacaacaacaacaactatgGTCTGATTCCTGTTTTGAATTTGTCTGGCATCTGGACCTTCCGCTTATAATCAGGTGTCATACCATCTTCAGCAATTTTGTACAATAGATGCTCCGATAGGTTCCGATACACCACCTCCATCTTGGGCTCCTCTTGGGGGTTCTTCTTCCGAGCGATCTCGGCCAGCACGGGAGGCAGGGAGTCGTACTTCGGAAGGATTTTGACCGTTTCTTGCGACTGATAATTCAGATACTCGTCCTCATCCTCCCTGGGTATGAGGTGCCAGTCCGGTAGATAGGTGGGATCTTGAATCAGTTTCATGCCTTCCAATTTTCGAcctaacagaaaaatgaaaaactattcagtATAATCACTCTTACCTATATAAACAATAGAGTAGACAAACTGCCTGACAAATAAATTTAACACCTGGAACAACAACCAGTTTtcatacaaatttcatttctactagccgcctttgacgaccatcTAGTTTGCAAtcattattgactttttaaggTATTCAgcaattaatatggaatgcatttcttaaatttcagtttatttgatattatttaaaaagttaaatttaattgaacaaattaTTGCGGGCACAAATAAAAAGTGTAATTGTATTTCTTACGtaataaaaatggaagtgaaaatCTTAAGAATCTTAATGTCCAAAAAACGATTTAAGTATTGGCAAAAACACGAGAATGAATATTTGGACGgaagattttaaatttgcttataatattaaaagcagcattaaagcttgaaaattttattaaatgctgagaaaaaaaaactgtaatgaaatcgatattattaaataaataattttttgagttttaaaaactgtgtaaaaattatttttgtgagattaatagttttggaagatatagtCATCTCTTTTCATATATAAGTCATAGCAATTATCATCTAGTAGCGGTTAAGCCTACTTTCGCGTTCGATTAAACTTTGAGGACTATTTCTTGAtctcttttacatcttctttcctctgGCCGAATAAGGTGTTTGACATGGTGAGGtgcatttataataatactttattaatagatcattaattaataaagtgtTGAACTAAGTAAGTACAGCTATAAAAACGTtgaatgaagcaatctgaaacgTTCGCATATcgatttgcttatattttattgttgccaTTCT
It encodes:
- the LOC129956961 gene encoding uncharacterized protein LOC129956961; the protein is MPVKLIGKISPYTGNYLFEILNNLKNYGIGRVLMRNSYKKYPELSFYVIRKVVPLRELIGVGPEEMVYGNVWAEEVFRGRKLEGMKLIQDPTYLPDWHLIPREDEDEYLNYQSQETVKILPKYDSLPPVLAEIARKKNPQEEPKMEVVYRNLSEHLLYKIAEDGMTPDYKRKVQMPDKFKTGIRP